In Amycolatopsis coloradensis, one genomic interval encodes:
- a CDS encoding beta-ketoacyl-[acyl-carrier-protein] synthase family protein, producing the protein MSNIDVVITGMGATTPLGGDVASTWDGLLAGASGIRRIEADWVDELELPVKIGAMLAVDPSEVLPRVQARRLDRCEQVALIAARQAWADAGFEQPTDEHQDVEPERLGVTIGTGVGGPVTLISQNDLLHKQGLRKVSPLTVPMLMPNGPAAHVGIDLKARAGVHSPASACASGAEGIAAGYEMIRSGRADVVVAGGAESCIHPITLAGFAQARTVSTRNDDPAKASRPFDVNRDGFVLGEGSGVVILERADRAKARNARIYAQLSGYGITSDAYHITGNHPEGVGQIAAMRQAMTMAGVSPADVGHVNAHATSTVVGDVGEAAAIRNAVGEHVVVTAPKGALGHLVGGAGAVEGIATILAIYHGLIPATLNLEDLDPKVQLDVVSGEARKVELGAAISNSFGFGGHNTALLFTPAA; encoded by the coding sequence ATGAGCAACATCGACGTCGTGATCACCGGGATGGGCGCGACCACGCCGCTCGGCGGGGACGTCGCGTCCACGTGGGACGGCCTGCTCGCCGGGGCGAGCGGGATCCGCCGTATCGAAGCCGACTGGGTCGACGAACTCGAACTGCCGGTGAAGATCGGCGCCATGCTCGCCGTCGACCCGTCCGAAGTCCTTCCGCGGGTCCAGGCCCGGCGGCTGGACCGCTGTGAGCAGGTGGCGCTGATCGCCGCCCGCCAGGCTTGGGCGGACGCGGGCTTCGAACAGCCGACCGACGAGCATCAGGATGTGGAACCCGAGCGCCTCGGGGTGACCATCGGTACCGGTGTCGGCGGTCCGGTCACCCTGATCTCCCAGAACGACCTTCTGCACAAGCAGGGACTCCGCAAGGTCTCCCCGCTGACCGTGCCGATGCTGATGCCGAACGGCCCCGCCGCTCACGTCGGGATCGACCTGAAGGCGCGTGCCGGCGTGCACTCGCCCGCGTCGGCCTGCGCGTCGGGCGCGGAAGGCATCGCCGCCGGTTACGAGATGATCCGCTCGGGCCGTGCCGACGTCGTGGTCGCCGGTGGTGCCGAATCGTGCATCCACCCGATCACCCTCGCCGGTTTCGCCCAGGCGCGGACGGTGTCCACCCGCAACGACGACCCGGCGAAGGCTTCCAGGCCGTTCGACGTGAACCGTGACGGTTTCGTCCTCGGCGAGGGCTCCGGCGTCGTGATCCTCGAGCGGGCGGACCGCGCCAAGGCCCGCAACGCGCGGATCTACGCGCAGCTGAGCGGGTACGGGATCACTTCGGACGCCTATCACATCACGGGCAACCACCCGGAGGGCGTCGGCCAGATCGCCGCCATGCGGCAGGCGATGACGATGGCCGGGGTCTCCCCTGCCGACGTCGGCCACGTCAACGCGCACGCGACCTCGACGGTCGTCGGCGACGTCGGCGAGGCCGCGGCGATCCGCAACGCCGTCGGCGAGCACGTCGTGGTGACCGCTCCCAAGGGCGCGCTCGGCCACCTGGTCGGCGGTGCGGGCGCGGTCGAGGGCATCGCCACGATCCTGGCGATCTACCACGGGCTCATCCCGGCGACACTGAACCTCGAAGACCTGGACCCGAAGGTGCAGCTCGACGTCGTCTCCGGTGAGGCGCGCAAGGTGGAGCTGGGCGCGGCGATCAGCAACTCGTTCGGCTTCGGCGGGCACAACACGGCGCTGCTGTTCACCCCGGCGGCCTGA
- a CDS encoding acyl carrier protein: MADNAEILAGLAEIVEEVAGVAQDDVTAEKSFVDDLDIDSLSMVEIAVQAEDKFGVKIPDDELANLKTVGDAVNYVSANSK; the protein is encoded by the coding sequence GTGGCAGACAACGCAGAGATCCTCGCCGGCCTCGCCGAGATCGTCGAAGAGGTCGCCGGTGTGGCGCAGGACGACGTGACCGCCGAGAAGTCCTTCGTGGACGACCTCGACATCGACTCGCTGTCCATGGTGGAGATCGCTGTCCAGGCCGAGGACAAGTTCGGCGTCAAGATCCCGGACGACGAGCTGGCGAACCTGAAGACCGTTGGCGACGCGGTGAACTACGTGTCGGCCAACTCCAAGTAA